One Parageobacillus sp. KH3-4 genomic region harbors:
- a CDS encoding cysteine desulfurase family protein — protein MIYLDNSATTKPFPEVVDSFVTVATKYFGNPSSLHELGMKAERLLTQAREQIAAALEVKPNEIIFTSGGTEANNFAIKGVALQYRHRGNHIITTAIEHPSVSEPCQQLEQLGFEVTYLPVNENGIVTVEEVKKALRDDTILVSIMHVNNEVGAIQPVEEIGALLARYPKTIFHVDRVQGISKVPLDMKKAHIDLCTMSAHKFHGLRGAGILYVRQGVQLSPLLAGGGQEMQLRSGTENVPAIVAMAKALRMSLEKYDRQIDYLLEVKQAWLNELKAIPSIQINTPLAHSAPHIINFSLNGIKPEVFVHELEKRDIFVSTTSACSSKKKAPSKTLLAMGADDQRAESGIRISLSFENTLEEIPTAIAAMKEAIEKLREVTR, from the coding sequence ATGATTTATTTAGATAACAGCGCAACAACAAAACCGTTTCCTGAAGTGGTCGATTCGTTTGTCACGGTGGCGACAAAATATTTTGGAAATCCGTCCTCTCTTCATGAATTAGGAATGAAAGCGGAGCGGCTGTTAACGCAAGCTCGTGAGCAAATTGCCGCAGCATTAGAGGTAAAACCGAATGAAATTATTTTTACATCCGGAGGAACGGAAGCAAATAATTTTGCGATAAAAGGAGTCGCGTTGCAGTATCGCCATCGCGGCAACCATATTATCACAACGGCGATTGAGCATCCGTCCGTATCAGAGCCTTGCCAACAATTGGAACAGTTAGGGTTTGAAGTGACATATTTACCGGTGAACGAAAACGGGATCGTTACCGTCGAGGAAGTAAAAAAGGCGCTGCGCGATGATACGATCCTTGTCTCGATCATGCACGTCAACAACGAAGTTGGCGCCATTCAGCCTGTAGAAGAGATCGGGGCGTTGCTAGCGCGCTATCCGAAAACAATTTTTCATGTCGATCGTGTGCAAGGGATTAGCAAAGTGCCGCTCGATATGAAAAAAGCGCATATTGATTTATGCACGATGTCGGCACATAAGTTTCATGGATTGCGCGGTGCGGGGATTTTATACGTTCGCCAAGGAGTCCAGCTTTCGCCGCTGCTCGCCGGTGGGGGACAGGAAATGCAGCTCCGTTCCGGGACCGAAAATGTTCCGGCGATTGTGGCGATGGCAAAAGCGTTGCGGATGTCACTGGAAAAATATGATCGACAAATCGATTATTTGCTTGAGGTCAAGCAAGCGTGGTTAAATGAATTAAAAGCGATTCCTTCTATTCAAATCAATACGCCGTTGGCGCATTCGGCGCCGCATATTATTAACTTTTCGCTAAATGGCATTAAACCGGAAGTATTTGTTCACGAGTTGGAAAAACGCGATATTTTTGTTTCTACTACATCGGCGTGTTCATCGAAAAAGAAGGCGCCAAGCAAAACATTGTTGGCGATGGGTGCGGACGATCAACGAGCGGAAAGCGGCATTCGCATCAGCCTTTCTTTTGAAAATACGCTCGAAGAAATCCCAACTGCCATCGCCGCAATGAAGGAGGCAATCGAAAAATTAAGAGAGGTAACGAGGTAA
- the thiI gene encoding tRNA uracil 4-sulfurtransferase ThiI, which produces MKYDRILIRYGEMTTKGRNRNLFVRRLKDNVAEKLQAFPNIKIEYMRDRMYILLNGEPHEPIIDKLKTVFGIHSFSLAMKCNNELNEIKETALAAVKQLPYKGKTFKVSARRVDKQFPYGSNALNHEIGAHILRNTDGLTVNVHEPDINVRVEVRRDGTYVTCRDIPGPGGLPVGTSGKAMLMLSGGIDSPVAGYLAMKRGLEIEAVHFFSPPFTSERAKQKVIDLVKKLTTYGGTIKLHIVPFTEVQQAIYKQVPNEYSLISTRRAMLKITDALRQRHRALAIVTGESLGQVASQTLESMFVINDVTTTPILRPLVSMDKTEIIEIAKKIDTHDISILPYEDCCTIFTPRSPKTKPKKEKVVHYESFVDLQPLIEKAVANTETMVIDENFAAEDEFEQLF; this is translated from the coding sequence ATGAAGTATGACCGTATTTTAATTCGCTATGGAGAAATGACGACAAAAGGGAGAAATCGAAACTTGTTTGTTCGCCGTTTAAAAGATAATGTCGCCGAAAAACTTCAGGCGTTTCCAAATATTAAAATTGAATATATGCGTGACCGCATGTACATTTTACTAAACGGGGAACCGCATGAACCGATCATTGACAAATTAAAAACGGTATTTGGCATCCATTCATTTAGTTTGGCGATGAAGTGCAATAATGAATTAAATGAAATAAAAGAAACCGCATTGGCGGCTGTCAAACAGCTTCCTTATAAAGGGAAAACGTTTAAAGTAAGCGCACGGAGAGTGGATAAGCAATTCCCGTATGGAAGCAACGCGTTGAATCATGAAATTGGCGCTCATATTTTGCGAAATACAGATGGATTGACAGTAAATGTACACGAACCTGATATCAACGTCCGCGTGGAAGTTCGCAGAGATGGTACGTACGTAACATGTCGCGATATTCCGGGCCCCGGCGGGTTGCCGGTGGGAACGAGCGGCAAAGCGATGCTCATGCTTTCTGGTGGAATCGACAGTCCTGTTGCTGGGTATTTGGCGATGAAACGCGGATTGGAGATAGAAGCGGTTCACTTTTTCAGCCCTCCGTTTACAAGCGAACGGGCGAAACAGAAAGTAATTGATTTAGTGAAAAAATTAACCACATACGGAGGAACAATAAAGCTCCACATTGTGCCTTTTACGGAAGTGCAGCAAGCGATCTATAAACAAGTGCCAAATGAATACTCGCTTATTTCGACGAGAAGAGCGATGTTGAAAATCACCGACGCGTTGCGCCAGCGTCACCGCGCGCTTGCGATTGTGACAGGGGAAAGCCTTGGTCAAGTTGCCAGTCAAACGCTAGAAAGCATGTTTGTCATTAATGATGTTACAACAACACCGATTTTGCGGCCGCTTGTGTCGATGGATAAAACAGAAATTATCGAGATCGCTAAGAAAATCGATACGCACGATATTTCGATTTTGCCGTATGAAGATTGCTGCACCATTTTTACGCCAAGATCACCAAAAACGAAACCAAAGAAAGAAAAAGTGGTTCATTATGAAAGTTTTGTCGATTTGCAGCCATTAATAGAAAAGGCGGTGGCGAATACGGAAACGATGGTGATCGATGAAAACTTTGCGGCGGAAGATGAGTTTGAACAGTTATTCTAA
- a CDS encoding alpha/beta-type small acid-soluble spore protein, with protein sequence MARNNNSNQLIVPGAQQALEQMKYEIAQEFGVKLGADTTSRANGSVGGEITKRLVAMAQQQLGGTQQTF encoded by the coding sequence ATGGCACGTAACAACAATTCGAATCAATTGATTGTTCCGGGAGCACAACAAGCCCTTGAACAAATGAAATACGAAATTGCTCAAGAATTTGGTGTAAAATTAGGCGCTGACACTACTTCTCGCGCTAACGGTTCTGTTGGTGGAGAGATTACAAAACGCCTTGTTGCTATGGCGCAACAACAATTAGGCGGTACACAACAAACATTTTAA
- a CDS encoding acyl--CoA ligase, which produces MKREDLIAPERYNLTSEIEKHALANPNKIALKWESEQGETREITYGDLIKRANRIGNALLKQGLEKGDKVLVMVPRLIEAYEVYLGALKAGLVVIPSSEMLRTKDLQYRISHGEAKAVVVYEPYVDQFAPMEGIDHIVKFIVGKTKLDGWIYLEEKMRAESDELVAADTSRDDMAFLSYTSGTTGNPKGVVHSHGWAYAHLRIAAKNWLCIEENDLVWATAGPGWQKWIWSPFLSALGSGATGFVYYGRFDPEKYLQLLSKYEVNVLCCTPTEYRLMAKVPNIGDYKLPHLHSAVSAGEPLNREVIDTFEKYFNIQVRDGYGQTENTLLVGVMKGMKIKPGSMGKPTPGNRVEIINENGEPCAVGEVGDIAVHVETPTLFKYYYKDPERTAMQFRGDYYITGDKAKKDEDGYFWFEGRGDDIIISSGYTIGPFEVEDALVKHPAVKECAVVASPDEVRGHVVKAFVVLREGVDKNDPTLIPKLQEHVKQLTAPYKYPRKIEFVDDLPKTASGKIRRVELREREMRLAKHQ; this is translated from the coding sequence ATGAAACGGGAAGATTTAATCGCTCCTGAACGCTATAATTTGACGTCAGAAATCGAAAAACACGCGCTGGCTAATCCGAATAAAATCGCGTTGAAATGGGAAAGCGAACAAGGGGAAACGCGGGAGATTACATACGGTGATTTAATCAAACGCGCGAATCGGATTGGAAACGCTTTATTAAAGCAAGGGCTTGAAAAAGGCGATAAAGTGCTTGTTATGGTTCCTCGCTTAATTGAAGCGTATGAAGTATATTTAGGAGCGTTAAAAGCGGGCTTGGTAGTGATTCCAAGTTCGGAAATGCTGCGGACGAAGGATTTGCAGTACCGCATTTCCCACGGCGAAGCAAAGGCAGTTGTCGTGTATGAGCCATACGTGGATCAATTTGCGCCGATGGAAGGCATTGATCATATCGTGAAATTCATCGTCGGAAAGACGAAACTGGACGGTTGGATCTATTTAGAGGAAAAGATGAGGGCGGAAAGCGATGAACTGGTTGCTGCGGACACATCCCGTGATGATATGGCGTTTTTATCCTATACATCGGGAACGACCGGAAATCCGAAAGGGGTCGTTCATTCGCACGGATGGGCGTATGCGCATTTGCGCATCGCCGCGAAAAATTGGTTATGTATTGAGGAAAACGATCTCGTCTGGGCGACCGCCGGCCCAGGATGGCAAAAATGGATTTGGAGCCCGTTTTTATCGGCACTCGGTTCTGGTGCAACAGGGTTTGTCTATTATGGCCGGTTTGATCCGGAAAAATATTTGCAGCTTTTAAGCAAGTACGAAGTAAACGTTCTTTGTTGCACGCCGACGGAGTATCGGCTGATGGCGAAAGTACCGAACATCGGTGATTATAAGCTCCCGCATCTTCATAGCGCCGTATCTGCCGGGGAGCCGCTTAACCGTGAAGTGATTGACACGTTTGAAAAATATTTCAATATTCAAGTACGCGATGGATATGGACAAACAGAGAATACGTTGCTTGTCGGCGTCATGAAAGGAATGAAGATCAAACCAGGTTCCATGGGCAAACCAACGCCGGGAAACCGCGTTGAGATTATTAACGAAAACGGTGAACCGTGCGCCGTCGGTGAAGTTGGCGATATCGCCGTCCACGTTGAAACTCCAACGTTATTTAAGTATTACTACAAAGATCCAGAAAGAACGGCGATGCAATTCCGGGGAGATTATTATATTACGGGGGATAAAGCGAAAAAGGATGAAGACGGATATTTCTGGTTTGAAGGGAGAGGAGATGACATTATCATTAGCTCCGGGTATACAATCGGACCGTTTGAAGTAGAAGACGCTCTTGTCAAGCACCCTGCTGTAAAAGAATGCGCTGTCGTCGCCAGTCCGGATGAAGTACGCGGCCATGTCGTAAAAGCGTTCGTCGTTCTTCGCGAAGGGGTAGATAAAAATGACCCGACGTTGATTCCAAAGCTGCAGGAGCATGTGAAGCAGCTTACCGCACCGTATAAGTATCCGCGCAAAATTGAATTTGTCGACGATTTGCCGAAGACGGCATCGGGAAAAATCCGCCGCGTGGAGCTGCGCGAACGCGAAATGCGCCTTGCCAAGCATCAATAA
- a CDS encoding NAD kinase has protein sequence MAGFRNHLYFFYKHDDQLVKRVEPLIALAKQGPFVVVDDHREANIIVSIGNDGAFLQAVRQTGFRNDCLYVGISTLPSRGFYCDFQIDDIDHMVEATQNLQLEVRKYPIIQVTIDDNASFFCLNECSIRSQIIKTLAMDVFIDDLHFETFRGDGIIVSTPTGSTAYNKSVNGAVVDPLLPCFQVSELASLNNNRYRTLGSSFILSGQRKLTLKMSEETSHFPIIGLDNEALSIQHIEKIDIVLSDRVIKTVRLKDNSFWDKVKRTFL, from the coding sequence ATGGCAGGCTTTCGCAATCATCTATATTTTTTTTACAAGCATGACGATCAACTCGTCAAACGAGTTGAACCGCTGATCGCGCTCGCGAAACAGGGACCGTTTGTCGTCGTCGATGACCATCGCGAAGCCAATATCATCGTCAGTATCGGGAACGATGGCGCATTTTTGCAAGCGGTGCGACAAACAGGTTTTCGCAATGACTGCTTATATGTCGGCATTTCAACACTTCCGTCGCGCGGATTTTACTGTGACTTTCAAATCGATGACATCGATCATATGGTAGAAGCGACACAAAATTTGCAGCTAGAAGTGAGAAAATACCCAATTATTCAAGTTACCATCGATGACAACGCTTCCTTTTTCTGCTTAAATGAATGTTCCATCCGCTCACAAATTATTAAGACGTTGGCGATGGACGTGTTTATCGATGATTTGCATTTTGAAACATTCCGCGGCGACGGAATCATCGTTTCGACACCGACGGGAAGCACAGCGTATAATAAATCGGTCAACGGCGCAGTCGTTGATCCGCTTCTTCCTTGCTTTCAAGTGAGCGAGCTGGCCTCCCTCAACAATAACCGTTACCGAACGCTCGGGTCATCATTTATTTTAAGCGGGCAGCGGAAACTAACATTAAAAATGTCCGAAGAAACAAGCCATTTTCCAATTATCGGCCTAGATAATGAGGCATTAAGCATTCAACACATTGAAAAAATCGATATTGTCTTAAGCGACAGAGTGATCAAAACTGTCCGTTTAAAAGACAATTCTTTCTGGGATAAAGTAAAGCGAACGTTTTTATAA
- the sppA gene encoding signal peptide peptidase SppA, producing the protein MNRKRWIALSIAAVLFIISVLVNVITTMLTNDAEKWTENWFALAEQEFSEEVLEDGDQSQKIVVLEVNGVIQDVGDAGELFTASGYDHQSFLRMIEQAKNDDAVKAIVLRVNSPGGGVVESAEIHDQLLKLKKETKKPIYVSMGAMAASGGYYISTAADKIFASPETLTGSLGVIMQSLNYEGLAKKYGVELVTIKSGPYKDIMNPTRKMTEEEKEILQRLIHNSYEGFVKVISEGRHLPESEVRKMADGRIYDGRQAKQLKLIDEFGYLDDTIAAIKKDYDLADAQVVKYTNDFSFGSLFKMGLNRTIAPKHEATELIKLLSNPLSPRLMYLYAE; encoded by the coding sequence ATGAATCGAAAGCGCTGGATAGCATTGTCTATTGCAGCTGTATTATTTATTATTTCAGTGTTAGTCAATGTCATCACGACAATGTTAACAAATGATGCTGAAAAGTGGACGGAAAACTGGTTTGCCTTAGCGGAACAAGAGTTTAGTGAAGAGGTGCTCGAAGATGGCGATCAATCTCAAAAAATCGTCGTTCTTGAAGTAAACGGGGTCATTCAAGATGTTGGAGATGCGGGGGAGCTGTTTACTGCGTCAGGATATGATCATCAATCATTTTTACGAATGATTGAACAGGCAAAAAACGATGATGCGGTGAAGGCGATCGTTTTACGCGTCAACTCACCGGGTGGCGGTGTCGTGGAAAGCGCGGAAATTCACGATCAACTGCTTAAGCTAAAGAAAGAAACGAAAAAACCGATTTATGTTTCAATGGGGGCGATGGCGGCTTCTGGAGGATATTACATTTCAACGGCGGCCGACAAAATTTTCGCAAGCCCGGAGACGCTGACGGGATCGTTAGGAGTAATTATGCAAAGTTTGAATTATGAGGGACTTGCCAAAAAATACGGTGTGGAGCTTGTTACGATTAAAAGCGGGCCGTATAAAGATATTATGAACCCGACAAGAAAGATGACGGAAGAAGAAAAAGAAATATTGCAGCGATTAATCCATAATTCTTATGAAGGGTTTGTCAAAGTAATTTCGGAAGGTAGACACCTTCCAGAAAGCGAAGTGCGAAAAATGGCAGATGGCCGAATTTATGACGGCCGCCAAGCGAAGCAGTTAAAGCTGATCGATGAGTTCGGCTATTTAGACGACACGATTGCCGCGATAAAAAAAGACTACGATTTGGCGGACGCGCAAGTGGTGAAATATACCAATGACTTTTCGTTCGGTTCTTTATTTAAAATGGGGCTAAATCGGACTATAGCTCCAAAGCATGAAGCGACCGAATTAATCAAATTGCTCTCTAACCCTTTGTCACCGCGCTTAATGTATTTATATGCTGAATAA
- a CDS encoding RDD family protein, which yields MTGEYLSIPAETRNATCANASSHVRYAGFWMRFWAYLLDLLVVGSINRLLVFPFLHLLDISVERTSMFAPATIATTVTFYAYFVLMTKFFQQTLGKMVFGMKVIDESGRPLTWTTVLFREVIGKFIAKTILFIGFLFVAFSEKKKGMHDQFADTLVIYE from the coding sequence ATGACCGGAGAGTATCTGTCCATTCCAGCAGAGACAAGAAATGCAACTTGCGCCAATGCATCTTCGCATGTGCGCTACGCCGGGTTTTGGATGCGTTTTTGGGCATATTTGCTCGATTTGCTTGTTGTCGGCAGCATCAACCGTCTGCTTGTTTTTCCGTTTTTGCATCTGCTCGATATTTCGGTCGAGCGGACGAGCATGTTTGCGCCGGCGACGATCGCCACAACCGTGACATTTTACGCGTATTTTGTGTTGATGACGAAATTTTTTCAACAAACGTTAGGAAAGATGGTATTTGGGATGAAAGTGATCGATGAGTCAGGAAGGCCGTTGACATGGACGACGGTGTTATTTCGTGAAGTGATCGGAAAATTTATCGCAAAAACCATTTTATTCATCGGATTTCTTTTTGTCGCTTTTTCAGAAAAGAAAAAAGGGATGCATGACCAGTTCGCTGATACGCTCGTCATTTACGAATAA
- a CDS encoding DUF2953 domain-containing protein, translating to MLRLKLIVCIVVLLFFLLFLLSMMKLSITIFFQHAQGNNEWKFTFQTLFGMIRYTIHIPLVKIETEPPGVAIAHQETIKNISKGTVKRSKYTPKEIINNFQKMKEFAKHVVRLNEIIKKFLGHISITKFEWQTKIGTGDAATTGMIVGLGWSLKYNLLAFFSKYMKLKTSPFFMITPSFHEAVSETKFVCMIHFRIGHAMLAGIRIVKYWRGNRLSKIRTFVTNHANESY from the coding sequence GTGCTGAGGTTGAAACTGATCGTTTGTATCGTTGTCCTGCTTTTTTTCTTACTTTTTTTGTTATCGATGATGAAGTTGTCGATTACGATTTTTTTTCAACATGCACAAGGTAATAATGAATGGAAATTTACGTTTCAAACGTTATTTGGAATGATTCGTTATACGATACATATACCGCTTGTGAAAATAGAAACAGAGCCGCCGGGCGTTGCCATTGCCCATCAAGAGACAATAAAAAATATTTCGAAAGGAACGGTGAAACGAAGCAAGTATACGCCGAAGGAAATAATCAATAATTTTCAGAAAATGAAGGAGTTTGCCAAGCATGTCGTACGGCTGAATGAAATTATAAAAAAATTTCTTGGACATATATCCATCACGAAATTCGAATGGCAGACGAAAATCGGAACAGGGGATGCGGCGACGACAGGGATGATCGTCGGGTTAGGGTGGTCGTTAAAATACAATTTGCTCGCGTTTTTCAGCAAATATATGAAACTAAAAACGTCTCCTTTTTTTATGATTACTCCATCTTTTCATGAAGCCGTTTCCGAAACAAAATTCGTATGTATGATTCATTTTCGAATCGGGCATGCTATGTTAGCAGGAATACGAATAGTGAAATATTGGCGTGGCAATCGTTTGTCGAAAATAAGAACGTTTGTTACCAATCATGCAAATGAAAGCTACTAG
- the ytfJ gene encoding GerW family sporulation protein, with protein MNNHPIQGLMTTAMENLKQMIDVNTIIGDPVETPDGSVILTVSKVGFGFAAGGSEFMMDGNKNGVSQQQGLSQTQANEHPFGGGSGGGVSITPIAFLVVSSSGIKLLHLDESTHLYEKILDVAPEAIEKIQAMLKKNKNDSPPSTQKQDFNI; from the coding sequence ATGAACAATCATCCAATTCAAGGGCTGATGACAACCGCGATGGAAAATTTAAAACAAATGATTGATGTCAATACGATCATCGGCGATCCGGTGGAAACGCCGGATGGGAGCGTGATTTTAACGGTTTCCAAAGTAGGATTTGGATTTGCCGCGGGCGGTAGTGAATTTATGATGGATGGCAACAAAAATGGCGTCAGCCAGCAACAGGGGCTTAGCCAGACGCAGGCGAACGAGCATCCGTTTGGCGGCGGAAGCGGCGGCGGTGTTTCCATTACGCCAATCGCCTTTTTGGTGGTCAGCTCTTCAGGAATAAAGCTGCTTCATCTTGATGAAAGCACTCATTTATATGAAAAAATTCTCGACGTAGCCCCAGAGGCGATTGAAAAAATACAAGCGATGTTGAAGAAAAATAAAAATGACTCGCCGCCGTCCACGCAAAAACAAGATTTTAACATTTAA
- the tpx gene encoding thiol peroxidase has protein sequence MAQVTFKGKPVTLVGNEVKVGDKAPDFKVLANDLSEVTLADTKGHVRLISVVPSLDTGVCDAQTRRFNEEAAKLDNVKVLTISVDLPFAQKRWCGAAGVENVQVLSDHRDVSFGQAYGVLIKELRLLARAVFVIDSNDIVTYAEYVPEVTNHPNYEAAIEAAKAAK, from the coding sequence ATGGCACAAGTAACCTTTAAAGGAAAACCGGTAACATTAGTCGGCAACGAAGTAAAGGTGGGGGACAAAGCCCCTGATTTTAAAGTGCTGGCTAATGATTTATCGGAAGTCACGCTTGCGGATACGAAAGGTCATGTCCGTTTGATCAGCGTCGTTCCGTCTTTGGATACAGGCGTTTGCGACGCGCAAACACGCCGGTTTAATGAAGAAGCGGCGAAACTGGATAACGTAAAAGTATTGACGATCAGTGTGGATTTGCCGTTTGCGCAAAAACGCTGGTGCGGCGCCGCGGGCGTGGAAAACGTGCAAGTCCTTTCTGACCATCGCGATGTTTCGTTTGGGCAAGCGTACGGCGTGCTTATTAAAGAATTGCGCTTATTGGCGCGTGCGGTGTTTGTCATTGACAGCAATGATATCGTAACATATGCGGAATATGTGCCGGAAGTGACAAATCATCCGAACTATGAAGCGGCAATCGAAGCGGCAAAAGCGGCGAAATAA
- a CDS encoding class I SAM-dependent methyltransferase, giving the protein MATPVERLFTLFDETAKILQDELQCTYLEAVAETGENVFHGDVLQEEVSEANAQRLKKEYNDIQLERFTNEEIRKAFQLAVLKGMKEYTQPHHQMTPDAVSLFISYLVNQFTRKHLALTILDPAVGTANLLTTVLNHLKGKQTKSYGVDIDDVLIKLAYVNANLQKHAIQFFNQDGLQPLFVELADVIVCDLPVGYYPHKENASRFVLKAEEGHSYAHHLFIEQSLYYTKEGGYLFFLIPNTLFSSDQAAKLHEFIKEHAVIQGLLQLPLSMFKTERAAKSIFILQKKGENVRAPKKALLAELPRFSNKQAMRAMMRKIDEWITEEKGK; this is encoded by the coding sequence ATGGCAACTCCAGTAGAACGCTTGTTTACGCTGTTCGACGAAACGGCCAAAATCTTGCAAGATGAATTGCAATGCACCTATTTAGAAGCGGTGGCGGAAACGGGAGAAAACGTGTTTCACGGCGACGTTCTTCAAGAAGAAGTGAGCGAAGCAAACGCGCAGCGCCTTAAAAAAGAATATAACGACATTCAACTTGAGAGGTTTACGAACGAAGAAATACGAAAAGCATTTCAGCTTGCGGTGTTAAAAGGGATGAAGGAATATACGCAGCCGCATCATCAAATGACTCCAGATGCGGTTAGTTTATTTATAAGCTATTTAGTCAATCAATTCACTCGCAAACATCTTGCCCTGACGATTCTTGATCCTGCCGTCGGCACGGCGAATTTGCTGACGACGGTGCTTAACCATCTTAAAGGAAAGCAAACGAAAAGTTACGGTGTGGACATAGACGACGTATTAATCAAGCTGGCGTATGTGAACGCGAATTTGCAAAAACACGCGATTCAGTTTTTTAATCAAGACGGTTTGCAGCCGCTATTTGTGGAGCTTGCCGATGTAATTGTATGTGACTTGCCCGTCGGCTATTACCCGCATAAAGAAAACGCTTCTCGCTTTGTCTTAAAGGCGGAAGAAGGGCATTCATACGCCCACCATTTGTTCATTGAACAAAGCTTGTATTATACGAAAGAAGGCGGTTACTTGTTTTTCTTAATTCCAAATACGTTATTTTCAAGCGATCAGGCGGCAAAACTCCATGAATTTATTAAAGAGCACGCGGTCATTCAAGGGCTGTTGCAGTTGCCGCTGTCAATGTTTAAAACAGAACGGGCGGCAAAAAGCATTTTTATTTTGCAAAAGAAAGGGGAAAACGTGAGGGCTCCGAAAAAAGCGCTCTTGGCGGAACTTCCACGTTTCTCCAATAAACAGGCGATGCGGGCAATGATGCGAAAAATTGATGAATGGATCACGGAAGAAAAAGGAAAGTAA
- a CDS encoding acetate kinase, with translation MAKILAINAGSSSLKFQLFEMPSEKVLTKGMVERIGFDDAIFTITVNGEKFQEVTAIPNHAVAVKMLLDRLMGHRIIRSFDEIDGIGHRVVHGGEKFSDSVLITDEVLKQIEEVSELAPLHNPANITGIKAFQEVLPNVPAVAVFDTAFHQTMPEQSFLYSLPYEYYTKFGIRKYGFHGTSHKYVTQRAAELLGRPIEHLRLISCHLGNGASIAAVEGGKSIDTSMGFTPLAGVAMGTRSGNIDPALIPYIMEKTGMTAEEVVEVLNKKSGMLGISGISSDLRDLEKAAAEGHERAELALEVFASRIHKYIGSYAARMCGVDAIIFTAGIGENSELIRAKVLRGLEFMGVYWDPALNKVRGKEAFISYPHSPVKVLVIPTNEEVMIARDVVRLANL, from the coding sequence ATGGCGAAAATTTTAGCGATTAACGCCGGCAGTTCATCATTAAAGTTTCAATTATTTGAAATGCCAAGCGAAAAGGTTTTAACAAAAGGAATGGTGGAACGAATCGGTTTCGATGACGCCATTTTTACCATCACTGTCAATGGCGAGAAATTTCAAGAAGTCACTGCGATTCCGAATCATGCAGTAGCTGTGAAAATGCTGCTCGACAGGCTCATGGGGCACAGAATTATTCGCTCGTTTGATGAAATCGACGGAATTGGCCACCGCGTTGTGCATGGCGGCGAAAAATTCAGTGATTCCGTACTCATTACGGATGAAGTATTAAAGCAGATCGAAGAAGTGTCCGAACTTGCTCCCCTTCATAATCCAGCAAACATTACCGGGATTAAAGCGTTTCAAGAAGTGCTGCCGAATGTGCCTGCCGTGGCGGTATTTGATACGGCGTTTCATCAAACGATGCCGGAGCAGTCGTTTTTGTACAGCCTCCCATATGAATATTATACAAAATTCGGCATTCGCAAATACGGCTTCCATGGCACATCACATAAATATGTCACACAACGCGCCGCTGAATTGCTCGGCCGTCCAATTGAACATCTCCGCCTTATTTCTTGCCACCTCGGAAATGGCGCCAGCATCGCTGCAGTAGAAGGAGGAAAATCGATCGATACGTCCATGGGCTTTACGCCGCTTGCCGGTGTGGCGATGGGGACGCGTTCTGGAAACATTGATCCGGCGCTCATCCCTTATATTATGGAAAAGACGGGAATGACTGCTGAAGAGGTAGTCGAAGTATTAAATAAGAAAAGCGGAATGCTTGGTATTTCCGGCATTTCTAGCGACTTACGTGATTTGGAAAAAGCGGCGGCAGAAGGACATGAACGTGCGGAACTGGCGCTTGAGGTGTTTGCGAGCCGCATTCATAAATATATCGGTTCTTATGCGGCGCGCATGTGCGGTGTTGATGCGATTATTTTCACCGCTGGAATTGGTGAAAACAGTGAACTGATCCGTGCCAAAGTATTGCGCGGCCTCGAATTTATGGGGGTATACTGGGACCCTGCATTAAATAAAGTACGCGGCAAAGAAGCGTTCATCAGCTATCCGCATTCGCCGGTAAAAGTGCTTGTTATCCCAACGAATGAAGAAGTCATGATCGCCCGGGACGTTGTCCGATTGGCAAATTTATAA